A region of the Candidatus Polarisedimenticolaceae bacterium genome:
ATCTGGATCCCCGTCGACTTCTCGAAGGCGCGGATGTTCTTCCCCTCGTGGCCGATGATCCGCCCCCGCAGCTGGTTCCCCTGAGGCAGCTGGAAGATGCTCGTCGAGCGCTCCACCGAGAGGTCCGAGGCCATGCGCTCGATCGCGAGCGCGACGATCTTCGTCGCCTCGGTCTCGGCATTGCGCTGCGCCTCGTCCTTGATCTCCTTGATCATGGCGGCGGCCTCGAAGCGGGCCTCCGCGCGGAGGTTGGAGAGGAGCTGGCGCTGGGCCTCCTCGCGGGTCAGTCCGGCGACCCGCTCGAGCCGGGCGTTCTCCTCGTGCTTGAGGTGCTCGAGCTCCTCCTTGCCGCGCGCGAGCTCCGCCTCGCGGGCGGCGAGCTCCCTCTCGGTGTCGGCGAGCCCTTCGCGCTGCCGCGCGACGTCGGCCTCGAGATCGGCGATCTGCTGGCGGGTCGCCTTGAGATCGCGCTCCTGCTTGACGAGCTGGCCGCGTCGCGAGCGGAAGTCGCGCTCGGCCTTCTGCTTCTCCTGCAGGATCTCCTCGCGGGCCTCGAGGATCGCGGCCTTCTTCGCCTTCTCCGCCTCGCGCAGGCCGACGCTGCGGAGCTCCGCCGCCTTGCGCCGCGCCGCCTCGAGGCTGCGCGCGCCGAGCCGGTTGTTGAGCCAGAAGCCGAGCGCCCCCCCCGCGGCCAGGGCGAGGATCTCGGCCACGACGATCCAGACGTTCATCGTCGTCCCCCCCCTCCGGCGCCGACCGCGGCATCGGAGACGAACGGGTTGAAGCGTCGCTCCGCGTCGAGCGTGGTCTCCGGCCCGTGTCCTGGCCAGCAGACGGTCTCCCCGGGGAGCACGAAGAGTTTCTCGCGGATGGACCGGACGAGGACGTCCATGTCCCCGCCCGGGAGGTCGGCCCGGCCGATCGACCCCCGGAAGAGCGTGTCGCCGACGAGCATCGACGACCCCAGGCGCAGACAGACCCCGCCGGGGGAATGCCCCGGCGTGTGGATCACCTCGAAGGCGACGCCGTCGAAGACGAACGGCTCCCCCTCCCGCAGCTCGACGTCGGGAAGCGGGGAGCGGGGCACGCGCAGGCCGAACATCGCCCCCTGCCGTTCGATGTTCTCGAGGAGCGGGAGGTCGGCGGCGTGCATCGCCAGCGGCGCCCCGGTGCGCTCCTTGAAGAAGGCGTTCCCGGCCACGTGGTCGAGGTGGGCGTGGGTGTTGACGATCGCGACGATCTCGAGGCCGCGCGAGGTCGCCTCGTCGAGGATCGGCTCGCTGTCGATCCCGGGATCGACGAGCATCGCCTTCCGGCCCGACGGTCCGACGAGGAGGTAGGGGTTCTCCTCGAAGGGGCCGCAGGTGAACCGGATCCATTCGACGCGTGCGTCCATGGGCGTCAGTGTAGCGGGAAATCAGCCCTTTCGCTGACGTTTCACCATCGGGAGGACCCGCTTGCGCAGCCGCAGGGACTTCGGGGTCACTTCCACCAGCTCGTCGTCGGTGATG
Encoded here:
- a CDS encoding MBL fold metallo-hydrolase, translated to MDARVEWIRFTCGPFEENPYLLVGPSGRKAMLVDPGIDSEPILDEATSRGLEIVAIVNTHAHLDHVAGNAFFKERTGAPLAMHAADLPLLENIERQGAMFGLRVPRSPLPDVELREGEPFVFDGVAFEVIHTPGHSPGGVCLRLGSSMLVGDTLFRGSIGRADLPGGDMDVLVRSIREKLFVLPGETVCWPGHGPETTLDAERRFNPFVSDAAVGAGGGGRR